The window CTGAGCTGTGCTTGTGCAATCAGGCAAGAATCTTGTCCAGCCTGTTGCTGCATTGCAGTCCACCCTGGGCTGAAGATTAAACATGACAAGCAGGAGTATTTTCTCAAatgaaaattgaaaaaaaatacaTGACAAGTCTATATATAAGAAATTAAGAACCGATGGCGATGACAGCCCCGTGCGTTGCTTGCTGTCAACGGTGGTGCGCTGCGCACCCGTTGTGATCTCGAGCCATCGGTGCCGCCGCATCGACCCATGTAACATGTAGCGTataccacatgcatgttgccagCCTAAACTCATTGACCCCCATTAATCAAATCAAATCAAAGATCAATCACAAGCGCAAAGCAATCCACACGAGTTCTGACTTGTCACCAGCTCTGCTCTGACCATTTCATTTCGATGTCGTCTCGCAAAAGAAACCGCAGATTAATTAAGAAAGAAAGCCGCGAAATTCGTTCGTTCGGTGCGTGTGAAGGAATCGCTCTGGCCGGCTTGAACATGGCACCTCCCAAATCCCAAATTCCGCAACAAGTGGCGACGGGCCCCTGGCTGGAAGTCAAAGCCGGGGCGTACGTTGCGTGAAGCCAACAACAACACGCACGTTCCTTCAAGAGCGAGCCAGCGTTTTCTGAATCTCGCCTTTTTGTGCTGCtactactagctagctaccaCCTTGAATTTCCTTGCATGGATGCATCGGGAGCGGGCAGGCAGGCGTCTCGTACCTGCCGCTAGACTTGAGAATTTGACCCGGCCTCCAACAACCTGGAAGCTAGCACCGTGGAGTACGTAGCTCATACGCAAACCTCGAATTTTTTATCGCTAAACAATGGAGTATCACGAGCGTTTCCCGGCTTCTACTCGAGCTGATAGATAGCTAGCTAGTCAGTGTACGTATATCCAGCTAGCTAGCGCGTAGGAGTAAGAAGGAGGAGTAGTAAAACCGGTGCCACGCTTCCGTGAAGGCGGGATCACCGGCACCGGCCCATTTCATCGCTCGCTAGCAGCTGGCTCAGGAGTCCCATGGAAGCAACCGCCCCGCCCTCTTAACGCCACATTGAATCCCAATCAACGCCAGCGTCCGTCCCCTCCTCCACCATAGGCCATAGCCAACCCCGCAAGCTTCCTCGACCGGCCAGCTTCGTACGCTCGTGCAGAGCCAGTGCGACGTCCATCTCCTGCCACCCGGCTGGTCTGGCTAGGTAGCTAGCTACCGCCTTGTCATCGGCTCCTCGCGCGCCCCATGACTCCCCAGGCCTGCGCGCGGAGGCCATGAGACGACCCGGCGGCGCCGCTcccgtcgtcgtcctcctcctctggcTCGCCGCGCTCACCTTCGCCTTccacggctgcggcggcggcctccttgTCAGGCGCGGAAGCTCGGTGGCCGTCGAGCGGGATCGTCGTCCGGCCTCTCTTCCCAGGAAGATGCTTCTCGCCGTGGAGAGCCAGAGCCTCGACCCCTCGTCGGCCGCCGGTGCTCCACAggatcaacaccaccaccaccatcaccaccatcatcGTGGTGGTCACCACCATCGTCAACGGCACCACCGCCTCCCCAGCAAATGGAACTGGCAGAGAGTCCCGCCGTCCGCCGCTCCCGGGGACGGCCAGGAGATCGACCCGCGGTACGGCGTGGAGAAGAGGCTCGTTCCAACAGGCCCGAACCCGTTGCATCACTGAGGTTCATGGCCGCGGGGCTTCCATCCATGGGCGATTTTTCATGTACTTATCCTGATCATCAGAAGCTGCAAAAGCTTTGCAAGGGAGAGGGAGAAAAAGAACCGAAATTTTACTAGCTATGGTACATATGAATTATtattgtgttgttgttgttgagtATGAAATCTTCCTCTTTTTCCGTTTCTAGGTTGTCCATTCTTTGATTTTCTCTGCTACATGATCAAAATCTTGGCATGAATAAGACGAGTGCTGCAGGTGACATTTGCATGTACTACTGTATAAGATTATTTGCAGTGATCTGTAATTACTTCACTTTGTTCTTTTTACTGATTGGGGAACCGATGTATATGCGCCTGGTCGTTGAGTGTATTGCATTGCTCCCAAGAACTTGACAATAGATTGAAAATTAAATCTCGAATTATGTATTGAGCCTTTTTTTAGGCAAAAATGTATTGGGCCTTATAAACACGAACAGAAGGAGTGAACATGTTCATGGACAGACTGGCCCAAAGGCCTGGGCCCAAAAGCCTAACATCCAGGCAAAATCTGCTATGTTGTTAAAAAAATAGGTATAACATGGAGTATATTGTATTTGTATACCCCCAAAATgactattttaaaaaaaattgacaACCATGACTAAATATATCTCCTAGACTCCACGGACCGAGTAGCAAAACATCTCACGTGGTTTGGATATCTGTATATATAGAAAGAATCTTTCAAGTAGTCACGAATCCATTGTCGTCCAGCCCGGTTAGGATACCTGGCTTTCACCCAGGCGACCCGGGTTCAAATCCCGGCAATGGAGTATTTTTTCTTAACTTCTGCGGTGTGCTGCGTTTTATTTTGAATATATACCAAATCCCGGCAATGGAGCATTTCTTTTTCTTACTATAATCTTCTGCAGTGTGCTGTGTTTTATACCCAATCCCGGCAATGGagccttttttcttttctttttataaacTTCTGCGGTGTGCTGCGTTTTATTCTGAATATATACCAAAAAATTAGCCCTTGCTAAGCTAAAAAAATATGGTTTGAACTTGCTACTTGTACGAGAAAACTTAGATGGTTTAAACTTGTTACAAaggagaattttttttctttttatgaACTTCTGCAGTTTGCTGCGTTTTATTCTAAATATATACCCAAAATTTAGCCATTGCTAAGCTAAAAAAAATATGGTTTGAACTTGTTATTTGTATGAGAAAACTTACATGGTTTAAACTTGTTATTTTTACGAGAAAACTTAGCTGATTTTCATTGACTAGTAAGCTTACACATGTGTTGCACGACAACACACTAGAAAATTATTTTCAAATTCATCTAGTTATTACGTAGGCCATCTTCAAGGCGGACCTGTAAATCTCCCGCAACCGTTCGAACAACGCTGTCCGGACCGGGGAAGTCATCCAACGCGGGTCTGTATCGGTCCACGAAGCGCTCCAGATGCATTTTCTCCAGCAAACTGGAGACAAACGCGGGAGGTTTATGTGAGTCCGAACTGATCCTAAGCCCGCTTCTGACCGTCCTGGCCCACCAAACACCTCCTTCTGCGCGCGTTCCCGCCCG is drawn from Aegilops tauschii subsp. strangulata cultivar AL8/78 chromosome 1, Aet v6.0, whole genome shotgun sequence and contains these coding sequences:
- the LOC109741527 gene encoding protein FON2 SPARE1, which produces MRRPGGAAPVVVLLLWLAALTFAFHGCGGGLLVRRGSSVAVERDRRPASLPRKMLLAVESQSLDPSSAAGAPQDQHHHHHHHHHRGGHHHRQRHHRLPSKWNWQRVPPSAAPGDGQEIDPRYGVEKRLVPTGPNPLHH